Proteins encoded by one window of Phycisphaeraceae bacterium:
- a CDS encoding prepilin-type N-terminal cleavage/methylation domain-containing protein, whose amino-acid sequence MIRRGFSLLEVLLAIGIVMILSGAIYSFLFDLMNKRDRIVELTDRARVGIGVLETIERDLTTTLAGASRFGAGISGTPTTLTLLSRSVTLPIGQTSGAVLGDLQGVRFSWSGSQSSLEASRWDVLSGGERTTQVLSTQVEYVQFRYYDGRAWRGEFDSSRDGALPVAIEVAMWFGVRVPAVDLRGFEGSSFREGFGAIDDEAFGDDAASEPIEVPQREPDRVRVIVVPDGPSVGWGAQS is encoded by the coding sequence ATGATCCGCCGCGGTTTTTCGCTGTTGGAAGTGCTGCTCGCGATCGGGATCGTGATGATTCTGTCGGGTGCGATCTACAGTTTTCTGTTCGACCTGATGAACAAGCGAGATCGGATCGTCGAGTTGACGGATCGGGCGAGAGTCGGAATCGGCGTGCTCGAAACGATCGAACGCGACCTGACGACGACGCTGGCGGGGGCGTCACGGTTTGGTGCTGGCATCTCGGGTACGCCGACGACGTTGACACTGCTCTCGCGCAGTGTCACGCTGCCGATCGGGCAGACATCAGGCGCGGTGCTTGGAGATCTTCAGGGCGTGCGATTCTCATGGAGCGGAAGTCAATCGAGCCTGGAGGCGTCGCGGTGGGACGTGTTGTCGGGCGGCGAGCGCACGACACAGGTGCTTTCAACGCAGGTCGAGTATGTGCAGTTTCGGTATTACGACGGTCGGGCGTGGCGAGGCGAGTTTGACTCTTCGCGCGATGGGGCGTTGCCGGTTGCGATCGAGGTTGCGATGTGGTTCGGCGTGCGCGTGCCAGCGGTGGATCTTCGCGGGTTTGAGGGTTCAAGTTTTCGGGAGGGATTTGGCGCGATCGACGATGAGGCATTTGGCGACGATGCAGCTAGTGAGCCGATTGAAGTGCCGCAGCGTGAGCCGGATCGGGTGCGTGTGATTGTGGTGCCGGATGGCCCGAGTGTGGGCTGGGGGGCGCAGTCATGA
- a CDS encoding helix-hairpin-helix domain-containing protein yields the protein MRRGSRRGVVLLAVLVVITLAALIGVTLLVSADAERSSAQVTLAQTQSRALAWSGVQAAMAQLAQERDALIMSQSVDLDQEWVLFVDEFGREAVVRLVASRDGEFMRSEGSKLDLNYATKEMLAKLVGIGTEERAQRIIDGRPFTSVEELVRIEGFPADLVYGFAEVPEELRGGGADGPLEAGEGQSSGVVSGRSGAARSLGAAGVSPSGTPALIDLLTVFSFDPNIQVGVQDETKRGKLRLNLNVPWSDRLERAVEEQWGRDAVSIVKQVMESNAVFTSDQTLLKFLIQVQSDSAGVRNVLDSVTTSDDMYRLGRVDVLRAPVEVLVTLPGIDFGKALDIVDLRARLTDTARLSPVWLVDEGVLTMPELAEMIDFVTTRSMVWRVRIEAGYREFDPMDRVAGVAQSVLDDVARDTQFDKPLTNRVVYDAVIDVSSERARVAYLREVTMLDLAHRLREREVEVLSSDPAAAYEALLMSDLGLDILEQEIRTPSANEAAEGAGSRIEAARAARRAEREAARAERTASREVRAEQDEPQPEPERAMPGDPVDRRIGRWRNGGGS from the coding sequence ATGAGGCGCGGTTCGAGGCGTGGAGTTGTGCTGCTGGCGGTGCTTGTGGTGATTACGCTGGCGGCGTTGATCGGCGTGACGCTTCTGGTGTCGGCCGATGCTGAGCGGTCTTCAGCCCAGGTGACGCTTGCGCAGACACAGTCGAGGGCGCTTGCGTGGTCGGGTGTGCAGGCGGCCATGGCGCAACTGGCGCAAGAGCGCGATGCGTTGATCATGAGTCAGTCGGTGGATCTCGATCAGGAGTGGGTGCTGTTCGTTGATGAGTTCGGGCGAGAAGCCGTGGTGCGGCTGGTGGCCTCGCGCGATGGAGAGTTCATGCGTAGCGAGGGAAGCAAGCTGGATTTGAACTACGCTACGAAGGAGATGCTTGCGAAACTGGTCGGCATTGGAACGGAGGAGCGTGCGCAGCGGATCATTGATGGGAGGCCATTTACGAGCGTCGAGGAACTGGTTCGGATTGAAGGATTCCCGGCGGATCTGGTGTACGGGTTTGCTGAGGTTCCTGAAGAACTGCGGGGGGGTGGTGCGGATGGACCACTCGAAGCGGGTGAGGGACAGAGTTCGGGAGTGGTTTCCGGGCGATCTGGTGCAGCACGCTCTTTGGGTGCTGCCGGTGTGTCACCAAGCGGAACGCCTGCACTGATTGACCTTCTGACAGTGTTCAGTTTCGACCCGAATATACAGGTCGGGGTTCAGGATGAGACCAAGCGCGGGAAACTGAGGTTGAACCTGAATGTGCCGTGGTCTGATCGGCTTGAGCGAGCAGTCGAGGAGCAATGGGGACGGGACGCGGTCTCGATCGTCAAGCAGGTCATGGAGAGCAACGCGGTCTTTACGAGCGATCAAACGCTGCTGAAGTTTCTGATCCAGGTGCAGTCAGATAGTGCAGGCGTTCGCAATGTGCTTGACTCGGTGACGACATCAGACGACATGTACCGGCTGGGGCGGGTGGACGTATTGCGTGCGCCGGTGGAAGTGCTGGTGACGCTTCCGGGGATCGATTTTGGCAAGGCACTGGATATTGTGGATTTGCGAGCGAGGTTGACAGATACAGCTCGGCTGTCGCCGGTCTGGCTTGTCGATGAGGGCGTGCTGACGATGCCGGAACTGGCGGAGATGATCGACTTTGTGACGACACGGTCGATGGTGTGGCGTGTGCGCATTGAAGCCGGATATCGGGAGTTTGATCCGATGGACCGGGTTGCGGGCGTGGCGCAGTCGGTGCTCGATGATGTGGCAAGGGACACGCAGTTTGACAAGCCTTTGACGAATCGAGTGGTGTACGACGCGGTGATCGACGTTTCGAGCGAGCGGGCGCGTGTTGCGTATCTGCGGGAAGTGACGATGCTGGATCTGGCGCATCGGCTGCGCGAGCGTGAGGTTGAAGTGCTTTCGTCTGATCCCGCAGCGGCGTATGAGGCTTTGCTGATGTCCGACCTTGGCCTGGATATTTTGGAGCAGGAGATTCGGACGCCATCGGCGAACGAGGCGGCAGAGGGTGCTGGATCTCGAATAGAGGCAGCTCGAGCGGCCAGGCGCGCCGAGCGAGAGGCGGCGCGTGCGGAGCGCACGGCGTCCCGCGAAGTGAGGGCGGAGCAGGACGAGCCACAGCCTGAGCCGGAGCGTGCGATGCCGGGCGATCCAGTAGATCGTCGCATCGGTCGTTGGCGGAACGGGGGTGGGTCTTGA
- the pilM gene encoding pilus assembly protein PilM: MKRALRGQVVLIELDRHRMCAVQVLVSRSGVKVQRVCSSPCPEGVSQGTASQVGAWLKTVLREAGIGAQRALFAVSRGEVVLKILELPRSGIETEAEVCEAVRFQLARQLTMPMTDAVIDSIDLSPQSDSGTLSVLAGAIHKERIGWYASVAESAGLKIAGLQLRSGGIATLTEHEGGPVLVVAPGPETTEFVVASSGRVLFARLAEWGGASVEASLPLLRDEPEQGGGSDDESARRVAVEAKRTWMSYRVSQRAEDLESIIVLGEGREAEQIRARCHAMLEIPARCSGLPERVAIRPEVDEQTQATILPLLGLALRAGAGAGGLDFADPRKPPDVGAGRRQLVLASILGVIVVGGAGYLWAQNQLAALKDRESALTEELNALNLEYRAFLGELARAEHIKRWDSADPDWVGHIAWLSDRLPDPAQSQADRFLLSLGASIGYEGTAFPGGKWSTNTSVATSISGRVTARQMSLDLRERLLGERLHTVFNRGADVADRYDLELVTSALRLPRAATEKPVGGGS, from the coding sequence TTGAAGCGGGCGTTGCGCGGGCAAGTCGTATTGATCGAGCTCGATCGCCACAGAATGTGTGCGGTGCAGGTGCTGGTTTCGCGAAGTGGGGTCAAGGTTCAGCGGGTGTGCTCGTCGCCTTGTCCGGAAGGGGTGTCGCAGGGGACGGCGTCGCAAGTGGGGGCGTGGCTTAAGACGGTGCTGCGTGAGGCAGGAATCGGGGCGCAGCGAGCCTTGTTCGCGGTGTCACGCGGCGAAGTTGTACTCAAGATTCTGGAACTGCCTCGGTCGGGCATTGAGACGGAGGCGGAGGTCTGCGAGGCGGTACGTTTCCAGTTGGCGCGTCAGTTGACGATGCCGATGACCGACGCGGTGATCGATTCGATTGATCTTTCGCCGCAGTCGGACTCGGGAACGCTGAGCGTGCTCGCGGGGGCGATTCACAAGGAGCGGATTGGCTGGTATGCATCGGTTGCGGAGTCGGCGGGGTTGAAGATTGCTGGGCTTCAACTGCGGAGCGGAGGCATCGCGACGCTGACTGAACATGAAGGGGGGCCGGTGCTGGTGGTTGCGCCTGGGCCTGAGACGACGGAGTTCGTGGTTGCGAGCAGCGGGCGCGTGCTTTTTGCGCGTTTGGCCGAGTGGGGTGGGGCGTCGGTCGAGGCGTCGCTCCCGCTGTTGCGTGATGAACCGGAGCAAGGCGGAGGCAGCGACGATGAGAGTGCGCGCCGGGTTGCGGTGGAAGCCAAACGGACATGGATGAGTTACCGCGTTTCGCAGCGTGCTGAGGATCTGGAGTCGATCATTGTGCTGGGCGAGGGCAGAGAGGCCGAGCAGATTCGGGCGCGTTGTCATGCAATGCTCGAAATTCCGGCGCGGTGTAGCGGGTTGCCCGAGCGGGTCGCCATTCGCCCTGAAGTGGACGAGCAGACTCAAGCAACGATCCTGCCGTTGCTTGGCCTAGCGCTGCGAGCTGGCGCTGGCGCGGGCGGGCTGGATTTTGCGGACCCGAGAAAGCCGCCGGATGTGGGCGCAGGTCGGCGACAACTGGTGCTGGCAAGCATTCTGGGAGTGATCGTCGTCGGTGGGGCGGGATATCTCTGGGCGCAGAACCAACTGGCTGCTCTCAAGGATCGCGAATCGGCGCTCACGGAAGAACTCAATGCCCTCAATCTCGAGTATCGTGCGTTTCTCGGTGAGCTCGCGCGGGCAGAGCACATCAAGCGGTGGGACTCGGCAGATCCCGATTGGGTGGGGCACATCGCGTGGCTGAGCGACCGCCTGCCTGATCCTGCGCAGTCGCAGGCCGATCGCTTTCTGTTGAGTCTCGGGGCGAGCATCGGATATGAAGGCACAGCGTTCCCGGGGGGTAAATGGTCGACGAACACAAGCGTGGCGACATCGATATCGGGAAGGGTGACCGCGCGACAGATGTCGCTTGATCTTCGAGAGCGGTTGCTCGGCGAGCGGCTTCACACGGTGTTTAACAGGGGTGCAGACGTTGCGGATCGGTATGACCTGGAACTGGTGACCAGCGCTCTGAGGCTGCCTCGCGCTGCGACCGAGAAGCCAGTGGGGGGTGGATCGTGA